The genomic window CATTGAATTCTTTATTCACTTTTTCAGCATCGATCATGGAAGCATAGAAATGGGGCTGGTTTTGTATGATCTGATGTAAACCCACACCGGATTTCCCTTCCAGAAGGGCTGTCCAGTTGGATGAAACATCAAAGCCTAAAGGAGTGACGCAGTTATAATCCGTGATATATACTTCCTGATTCATCATAATCCCACTTTGTCTTTCCAGGCCTGAAAAAATTCCGGATTGTACAGGCATAAATTGTTATCGGAATCTAAAAAAACCTGGATGGTTTCTCCGGAACACACCAGCTTGCCTTCCTGGTTAAAAAGTTCGTACCGGTAAATTAACTTGGCAGAAACCGAATTCACGAATGTCGTAACAATCCTGAATGTTTCCCCGTATTTCAAAGGAAGAAAATGTTCGCAGGTACTTTTAACGATCGGGGTTACAAAACCTGCTTTTTGAATATCAAGGTACGTTAAGCCGTGCTGTCTTCCGAAGGCTTCTCTTCCGTCTTCGAAATAGACAATGTAATGGCCGTGCCAGACAATTCCCAACGGATCGGTTTCATTAAATCTTACCCGTACCTCTTCGGTACACGTCAATATATTTTCTTTAGACTGCATTTTGTTTTCTTTCGTAAAATAATGAAATACCCACCATGGCGATATAGAATAAAAATAAAAACGTAATTTCTTTGGCAATGCCTCCGATTCCGCTGTTTCTCAGGATGATATCGTAATAAGCATTCAGCCCCCAGTTCATCGGAGAGAATTTGGCGATGGTCTGCATAAATTCAGGCATTAAAAATACCGGAACCCAGATCCCGCCGATTGCTGCCAGAACCACTACGGAAGTGGCACCAAAAGGAGCAGACTGTTCCTGCGTATCCGCAACAGTTCCCAGCAAGACGCCAAACCCGATGGCTGCAAGACCTGCAAAGATCGTTACAATGATCATGGGAAGCATTTTTCCGGTAACATCAAACTGCGGCAAATCCATGTACGGGAATAGGTAGATCCCAACAGCAACCATCAGTAGAAACTGGATCACACAGATGATAAGGTAAGTAAATGTTTTTCCTAAGATATGTACAAAGTAGGGGGTTGGGCTTATTCGTGCCCTTACACTGGTCCCCTGACTTTTTTCTTTAACTAAATTAATCGATAACGGTACAACAATGAAGAAGATGGCAAACAGGGCCCATGCCGGAACA from Chryseobacterium sp. SORGH_AS_0447 includes these protein-coding regions:
- a CDS encoding thioesterase family protein, producing MQSKENILTCTEEVRVRFNETDPLGIVWHGHYIVYFEDGREAFGRQHGLTYLDIQKAGFVTPIVKSTCEHFLPLKYGETFRIVTTFVNSVSAKLIYRYELFNQEGKLVCSGETIQVFLDSDNNLCLYNPEFFQAWKDKVGL